ATGTCTTTTTTCTTGTTGTTAACTGTCATTGTGGTAATTTACTAGGTGAGAAACCCGTTCTTCCTGACAATTTGGACAGGCTAGATCTGTACGTGGTATGTGGTTCTAGTTCATTCTGATTTTTCATAACTAGATTTTGTACTgccttaaattaattttttcatcattCACAAGGGTTGCTCTGCAGCCTGCAATCTGCAGAGAAAGTTAGTGTTCAATATCATCTAATAAGCAATTAATTGAATTTTGCCAGAGAGATGTCAGGAAAATCATTATGCATCTACAGTTCTGGTGTCAGGGTGAACAATTAAGAAAAAGGTTAAATCCTGCATCTTATCCATGTGCTATAAGCGCTTGTTATATATATACCGTTGTTGATGTTGTTTGGATCCATGGACCTTAAAAGGAAGTTCAGTAAATTGCTCCAGTGATAGTGACCTAAAACTTATATAAaggattaaaaagaaaaaaaaaaagaacactaTCAGCGTTGCCCATTGCTGTTGAAAGTTTTACGGCTTAGTTTACGGCCATGTAAATATTATTGAGCAAAAGGCAATCTTTTTGTTTAGTTGGGAAGTTGAAAATCTTGATGAGGACTGCACTTATGGATGCGCTTTGGTTGCAAATTCACTCAGTCAAGCACTAATTGTCAAGAAATTCTCTTTCTAATATGCAGAATACAGTTGAGGAAACAGCAAATGGGAGCAAGTTGTCTTAAGCAGAGTAAGCTTATTTAAATTGGAAACTTTACTTCAAGGAGTCGGTGATTAAATTTCTATTTCCTATTAGTTTAGGAAAGTATAGAAACTAAAAACCATGGAGAAATGAATCTATTTCCATCCCATTATGAATCATTTGTTTTCTACTACCTAATAGTTTAGGAAATTGTAGAAACCATGGAGAAATGAATCTATTTCCTTCCCATTATGCAGCATTGTTGGGAATGTGTTTATCGCAACTTCCAACCGAAATTAACCTTTTCTTATGTATAAATTCATAAATTTTGTGAAGAAtgcattttttaattaattctgaGGTTTTGATATGTGCGTCTAGAGTCTCTCCTTAGAAAGGTGCAAATCAAAGGAACTATAAATTGAAGCACGCAATTTACATGCATAAATAGCTTGTTCAACCCTGGATCTTGTATCAGAGCAAGAGAAGGACTTACCAAAATCTTTTTCTGTTACTGCACAGGTAATGAAGTAAGGAGACTTTTCAGCCTGATTCCATTTAGTCTTGAAGACAGGTATCAGATATTGCCAAAGATGATCCCTTGGGATTTCCCTTCTTGGCTCTCTGAACTAGTTGAGAAGGAGATCACAATTTTATTATGCATGATGGAAGAAAGTGGTGTCTTCACCGAGGTCATTGAAGATAAATTTGATGATAAAGATATGCAGAACTATTTCGAGAAGCATATTTATGAAATAGACAGTATAGAAGCCAAGAAGAAAGCAATGTTAAGCAAGAATTGCTTTGATCATGATTCGATTCTTCAAACACCCCAGTTCCATTCTTTCGGAGAAGCAGCAAGAGAACTTCTGATTCTGAAGGTAATGACAGAGTGCCAAGAAGTCCTGACAAGGATATTGGCATTGAATTTTTCCTTGAAAATGATGACGAATTTTCCTCCTGTCATCCAACCATGCAAAAAGGCCGATGCTCATCAACTGACCTGCAACTTTGTTCCGAGTCAGAGAAACTGGAAGAAAGCCATTATCTATGTTCAGAAACGGTAGTTCACTTAAATGTAAAATACAAGTGCATACCAGTTGATTTATCATATGTGCCAGAATTATCATATGTTCTTGGGACTGAAAATAATGATGGAACAAAACTATTATTTGGTAAGGTATCTTGCGCCTAAGTGGCCAGGCAGAAATTTTAGAAGAAGCTTCAGTGAGTAATGAATTCAGATAAAACATATTGCCCAATGATGCTGACAATTTTGATTAAAGCTATGCCCAAATTGCATAAAGATTCTGACGTGGTAGGAGGTACTTGCGATGTGATTCTAGTGTCATCTCATGAAGAGGTGGAAGATTCTCAAAATGATCTTATAGAATCCATCACGAGAACATCAGCTGATGGATAAGTCTAGCTGTAGACATCTAGTTGCTGCAGAACACAAATATTCTTCTGGAATCTTGAAACTTGGTTGTGGGATGAGCAATGTGATTTCAGAAGCTTAACTATTGCAGACATGTCAATTGGTCCTCTGCATATTCAGTCCATGTCAG
This is a stretch of genomic DNA from Hevea brasiliensis isolate MT/VB/25A 57/8 chromosome 12, ASM3005281v1, whole genome shotgun sequence. It encodes these proteins:
- the LOC110640399 gene encoding uncharacterized protein LOC110640399, with product MVQEIDSKVIEVLPIPYEDISQAATEASDKFVYKDSTVAYGQGEKPVLPDNLDRLDLYVRDVRKIIMHLQFWCQGEQLRKRIQLRKQQMGASCLKQSNEVRRLFSLIPFSLEDRYQILPKMIPWDFPSWLSELVEKEITILLCMMEESGVFTEVIEDKFDDKDMQNYFEKHIYEIDSIEAKKKAMLSKNCFDHDSILQTPQFHSFGEAARELLILKVMTECQEVLTRILALNFSLKMMTNFPPVIQPCKKADAHQLTCNFVPSQRNWKKAIIYVQKR